In the Salinirubrum litoreum genome, one interval contains:
- a CDS encoding ATP synthase subunit A, giving the protein MSQATQQTVREDGVIASVSGPVVTARDLDARMNDVVYVGDEGLMGEVIEIEGDITTIQVYEETSGVGPGEPVENTGEPLSVDLGPGMLDSIYDGVQRPLDVLESKMGSAFLDRGVDAPGIDLEKEWEFTPQVEEGDEVAPGDVVGTVEETVTITHKVMVPPDFEGGEVVAVESGEFTVEETVVELDTGEEISMHQEWPVRDARPANNKKTPRTPLVSGQRILDGLFPIAKGGTAAIPGPFGSGKTVTQHQLAKYADADIIVYVGCGERGNEMTEVIDDFPELEDPSTGNPLMARTSLIANTSNMPVAARESCVYTGITIAEFYRDMGYDVALMADSTSRWAEAMREISSRLEEMPGEEGYPAYLAARLSQFYERAGYFENINGSEGSVSVIGAVSPPGGDFSEPVTQNTLRIVKTFWALDADLAERRHFPAINWNESYSLYREQLDPWFQENVSEDWPEIRQWAVDTLDEEDELREIVQLVGKDALPEDQQLTLEIARYLREAYLQQNAFHPVDTFCPPEKTYLTLTAIKKLNDEAFDALDAGVPVEEITDIESAPQINRIGVQEDYEEFIDELKDDIAEELRELY; this is encoded by the coding sequence ATGAGTCAGGCAACACAACAGACCGTCCGCGAGGACGGCGTGATCGCAAGCGTGAGTGGGCCGGTCGTGACAGCCCGAGACCTCGACGCCCGGATGAACGACGTCGTCTACGTCGGCGACGAAGGGCTGATGGGTGAGGTCATCGAGATCGAGGGTGACATCACGACCATTCAGGTGTACGAGGAGACGTCGGGGGTCGGCCCCGGTGAACCCGTCGAGAACACGGGCGAGCCGCTGTCGGTCGACCTCGGTCCCGGTATGCTGGACAGTATCTACGACGGTGTCCAGCGCCCGCTCGACGTACTGGAATCGAAGATGGGCAGCGCGTTCCTCGACCGAGGTGTCGACGCACCGGGCATCGACCTCGAGAAGGAGTGGGAGTTCACCCCGCAGGTCGAGGAAGGCGACGAGGTCGCACCGGGTGACGTGGTCGGCACCGTCGAGGAGACGGTGACGATCACGCACAAGGTGATGGTCCCGCCGGACTTCGAGGGTGGCGAGGTCGTCGCCGTCGAGTCGGGCGAGTTCACCGTCGAGGAGACGGTCGTCGAACTCGACACCGGCGAGGAGATCTCGATGCACCAGGAGTGGCCGGTCCGTGACGCGCGGCCCGCGAACAACAAGAAGACGCCCCGGACGCCGCTGGTGTCCGGTCAGCGCATCCTCGACGGGCTGTTCCCCATCGCGAAGGGTGGGACGGCGGCGATTCCGGGACCGTTCGGCTCCGGCAAGACCGTCACCCAGCACCAGCTCGCCAAGTACGCCGACGCGGACATCATCGTCTACGTCGGCTGTGGGGAGCGCGGCAACGAGATGACCGAGGTGATCGACGACTTCCCGGAACTGGAAGACCCGTCGACGGGCAACCCGCTGATGGCCCGCACCTCGCTCATCGCCAACACCTCGAACATGCCCGTCGCCGCCCGCGAGTCGTGTGTGTACACCGGCATCACCATCGCCGAGTTCTACCGCGACATGGGCTACGACGTGGCGCTGATGGCCGACTCCACCTCGCGGTGGGCCGAGGCCATGCGCGAGATCTCCTCCCGGCTGGAGGAGATGCCCGGCGAGGAGGGGTACCCCGCGTACCTCGCCGCCCGGCTCTCGCAGTTCTACGAGCGGGCCGGCTACTTCGAGAACATCAACGGCTCGGAGGGGTCCGTCTCCGTCATCGGGGCGGTCTCCCCGCCGGGCGGTGACTTCTCGGAGCCGGTCACGCAGAACACCCTGCGTATCGTGAAGACGTTCTGGGCGCTGGACGCCGACCTCGCCGAGCGTCGGCACTTCCCGGCGATCAACTGGAACGAGTCGTACTCGCTGTACCGGGAACAGCTCGATCCGTGGTTCCAGGAGAACGTCTCCGAGGACTGGCCGGAGATCCGGCAGTGGGCCGTCGACACCTTAGACGAGGAGGACGAACTCCGCGAGATCGTCCAGCTCGTCGGGAAGGACGCCCTGCCCGAAGACCAGCAGCTGACCCTGGAGATCGCCCGCTACCTGCGTGAGGCGTACCTCCAGCAGAACGCCTTCCACCCGGTCGACACCTTCTGTCCGCCGGAGAAGACCTACCTGACGCTGACGGCGATCAAGAAACTCAACGACGAGGCGTTCGACGCACTCGACGCGGGTGTCCCGGTCGAGGAGATCACCGACATCGAGTCGGCTCCCCAGATCAACCGGATCGGCGTGCAGGAAGACTACGAGGAGTTCATCGACGAACTGAAAGACGACATCGCGGAAGAACTCCGGGAGCTCTACTGA
- a CDS encoding V-type ATP synthase subunit F, with protein MSQEIAVIGSPDFTTGFRLAGVRKFENVPEAEKDAQLDDAVTRTLSDEEVGIIVMYDEDLEYLSRSVRESVEGSIEPTLVTLGESGAGGGGLRDQIKRAIGIDLMDED; from the coding sequence ATGAGCCAGGAGATCGCCGTCATCGGCAGTCCGGACTTCACCACCGGATTCCGGCTCGCGGGCGTTCGGAAGTTCGAGAACGTCCCCGAAGCGGAGAAAGACGCACAGCTGGACGACGCCGTCACCCGAACGCTTTCGGACGAGGAGGTCGGCATCATCGTGATGTACGACGAGGACCTCGAGTACCTCTCCCGGTCGGTCCGGGAGTCGGTCGAGGGGAGTATCGAGCCGACGCTCGTGACCCTCGGCGAGAGCGGTGCGGGCGGCGGCGGACTCCGCGACCAGATCAAACGAGCCATCGGGATCGACCTGATGGACGAGGACTAA
- a CDS encoding V-type ATP synthase subunit C: protein MSTTGSSNPEYVNARVRSRRASLFSDDDYRKLVRMGPAEIARFMEESEYEREINALGSRHSGVDLIEYALNRNLAAQFEDILDWADGRLYDLIARYLRKFDAWNVKTVIRGVYSGASRDDIETDLIRAGEFDEQLLTRLLDAGDIEAVIEALDRTMFGPALEDAFEDYEETGVLVPLENAVDRTFYENLLGDIRANSEALSLYVEFLEAEIDFRNARNALRLARSGADIDPSEYYIEGGRLFSATELAALANNQDELVNAIRESTYGDDLSDALRELEEAESLIAFEHALDGALLEYADSLGGVFPLSVTPVISFILAKEREVDNIRAIARAKEAGLSPEEIEQELVII from the coding sequence ATGAGCACGACCGGGAGTTCAAATCCGGAGTACGTCAACGCTCGCGTCCGGTCGCGCCGAGCGTCGCTGTTCTCCGACGACGACTACCGGAAGCTCGTTCGGATGGGCCCGGCGGAGATCGCCCGGTTCATGGAGGAGTCGGAGTACGAACGCGAGATCAACGCACTCGGGAGTCGCCACTCGGGCGTCGACCTCATCGAGTACGCCCTGAACCGGAACCTCGCCGCGCAGTTCGAGGACATCCTGGACTGGGCCGACGGCCGGCTGTACGACCTGATCGCCCGCTACCTCCGGAAGTTCGACGCCTGGAACGTGAAGACGGTGATCCGGGGCGTCTACTCGGGCGCGAGTCGTGACGACATCGAGACCGACCTGATCCGGGCCGGCGAGTTCGACGAGCAGTTGTTGACGCGACTGCTCGACGCCGGCGACATCGAGGCCGTGATCGAGGCGCTCGACCGGACGATGTTCGGTCCCGCCCTCGAAGACGCGTTCGAGGACTACGAGGAGACCGGCGTCCTCGTCCCGCTCGAGAACGCGGTCGACCGGACGTTCTACGAGAACCTGCTCGGCGACATCCGCGCGAACAGCGAGGCGCTGTCGCTGTACGTCGAGTTCCTGGAGGCGGAGATCGACTTCCGGAACGCCCGGAACGCGCTCCGCCTCGCGCGCAGTGGTGCCGACATCGACCCCTCGGAGTACTACATCGAGGGCGGTCGACTCTTCTCCGCGACGGAACTGGCGGCGCTGGCGAACAACCAGGACGAACTGGTCAACGCGATCCGGGAGAGTACCTACGGCGACGACCTCTCGGACGCGCTCCGCGAACTGGAGGAGGCCGAGAGTCTCATCGCGTTCGAGCACGCGCTCGACGGCGCACTGCTCGAGTACGCCGACAGCCTCGGGGGCGTCTTCCCGCTGTCGGTGACGCCGGTGATCTCGTTCATCCTCGCCAAGGAGCGTGAGGTCGACAACATCCGGGCCATCGCCCGCGCCAAGGAGGCCGGGCTGTCCCCGGAGGAGATCGAACAGGAGCTGGTGATCATATGA
- a CDS encoding V-type ATP synthase subunit E yields the protein MSLETVVEDIRDEARARAEEIREEAEAEADRIVAEAEEDAEEILAERERAVERQIEQEREQTLSSAKLEAKQQRLEARRDVLEDVHDRVEQAVADIDGDEREELTRALLDAAAEEFDGDDSVAVYGAPQDEALLTEILADYDGFTLDGERDCLGGVVVESETSRVRVNNTFDSILEGVWEDELKAISSRLFDQ from the coding sequence ATGAGTCTGGAAACAGTCGTCGAGGACATTCGAGACGAAGCCCGCGCGCGTGCAGAGGAAATCCGCGAGGAGGCCGAAGCGGAGGCCGATCGGATCGTCGCCGAGGCCGAGGAGGACGCCGAGGAGATCCTCGCAGAGCGGGAGCGTGCGGTCGAACGACAGATCGAACAGGAGCGCGAACAGACGCTCTCCAGCGCGAAGCTCGAAGCGAAACAGCAACGGCTCGAAGCCCGTCGTGACGTCCTCGAGGACGTCCACGACCGGGTCGAGCAGGCCGTCGCCGACATCGACGGCGACGAGCGAGAGGAGCTCACCCGCGCGCTGCTCGACGCGGCCGCCGAGGAGTTCGACGGAGACGACTCGGTCGCGGTCTACGGCGCACCGCAGGACGAGGCGCTCCTGACGGAGATTCTCGCGGACTACGACGGCTTCACGCTCGACGGCGAGCGCGACTGTCTCGGCGGTGTCGTCGTGGAGAGTGAGACGTCCCGGGTTCGCGTGAACAACACCTTCGACTCCATCCTGGAAGGCGTCTGGGAGGACGAACTGAAGGCGATCAGCAGCAGACTCTTCGACCAATGA
- a CDS encoding F0F1 ATP synthase subunit C, whose protein sequence is MFDIATQLTDVVLQNASPAIPPTAGAALAVGLAALGAGYAERGIGAAAVGATAEDEDMFVRGLILTVLPETIVILALVVVFLV, encoded by the coding sequence ATGTTCGACATCGCAACTCAGCTGACAGACGTCGTACTGCAGAACGCATCGCCCGCCATCCCGCCGACTGCCGGTGCCGCCCTCGCCGTGGGACTGGCGGCTCTCGGTGCCGGGTACGCGGAGCGCGGTATCGGTGCCGCCGCGGTCGGCGCGACCGCCGAGGACGAGGACATGTTCGTCCGGGGCCTCATCCTGACGGTCCTGCCGGAGACCATCGTCATTCTCGCGCTGGTCGTCGTCTTCCTCGTCTAG
- a CDS encoding V-type ATP synthase subunit I yields MLRPEQMSKVSVTGSKGVMDDVVETVHDMHLLHVTEYDGTWDGFAPGNPGEGAEDASDKLVTVRSIESILDVSPEDAGPTQIVTDEKLDAELAEVREQVNDLNDRRDDVRSELRDVEEKLDAVEPFADLGLDLDLLSGYDSLQVVVGEGDQATVERALVDADGIDAFELFTGGRTVAVFAHPTDTADETVLQDALVGVEFTQLSIPDAEGSPEEYVQDLNHRRQQLESKLTTVQNELDELKLDAASFLLAAEEKLSIDVQKTEAPLSFATTDNAFVAEGWIPTERYTEFASQLQETVGDHVEVEELERASFGADGSEKVREEVPGGAAGGAEGGTPTAADGGSASDGDEVRADGGGVVMNDDEPPVVQDNPGWVSPFEVLVGAVGKPKYKEFDPTIILFLTFPVLFGFMIGDFGYGLVYTGIGYYLYTKFDSDALKSMGGVTIFAGVFTTIFGILYGEIFGLHLISQYLWEGALGLSHPPMEKGLSPGAVEWAQGWLVVSLLIGLLHLNVGYVFQFLEDLEFHGFKEAMQETGSWILAMNGLWVFVFSTISAGEGGVKPGFIAGPEAVFNGNPFGLGFAGFPEPVGWFGFALVLVGALLLLSGPTVEVVEIFDTLVNVVSYTRIAAVLLAKAGMAFTVNLLFFGAYVDDAGEFHFMIQHNQQYAVTNYGAEAVMFPGLVNGGIALALLGIVVLVLGHVIVLALGVTSAGLQAVRLEYVEFFGKFYDGGGKEYEPFGYERSYTTDE; encoded by the coding sequence ATGCTCAGACCTGAGCAGATGAGCAAGGTCTCGGTGACGGGATCGAAGGGGGTAATGGACGACGTCGTCGAGACGGTCCACGACATGCACCTCCTGCACGTCACCGAGTACGACGGGACCTGGGACGGCTTCGCGCCCGGCAACCCCGGTGAGGGTGCCGAGGACGCCTCCGACAAACTCGTCACGGTACGCTCCATCGAGAGCATCCTCGACGTGTCGCCGGAGGACGCCGGCCCGACACAGATCGTCACCGACGAGAAACTCGACGCGGAACTCGCCGAGGTCCGCGAGCAGGTGAACGACCTCAACGACCGGCGGGACGACGTCCGGTCGGAGCTCCGCGACGTCGAAGAGAAACTCGACGCGGTCGAGCCGTTCGCCGACCTCGGGCTGGACCTCGACCTCCTCTCGGGGTACGACTCCCTGCAGGTCGTCGTCGGCGAGGGCGACCAGGCGACCGTGGAGCGCGCGCTGGTGGACGCCGACGGTATCGACGCCTTCGAACTGTTCACCGGCGGGCGTACCGTGGCGGTCTTCGCACACCCGACCGACACCGCAGACGAGACCGTCCTGCAGGACGCGCTGGTCGGCGTCGAGTTCACGCAACTGTCGATTCCGGACGCCGAGGGGAGTCCCGAGGAGTACGTCCAGGACCTGAACCACCGACGCCAGCAGCTAGAGTCGAAGCTGACGACCGTCCAGAACGAACTGGACGAACTGAAACTCGACGCGGCGAGCTTCCTGCTCGCGGCCGAGGAGAAGCTCTCGATCGACGTCCAGAAGACGGAAGCGCCGCTCTCGTTCGCCACGACGGACAACGCGTTCGTCGCGGAGGGGTGGATTCCGACCGAGCGGTACACCGAGTTCGCCTCTCAACTGCAGGAGACGGTCGGCGACCACGTGGAAGTCGAGGAACTCGAACGCGCCAGCTTCGGTGCCGACGGGAGCGAGAAGGTCCGCGAGGAGGTGCCCGGCGGCGCGGCCGGCGGTGCCGAGGGCGGCACGCCCACGGCCGCAGACGGCGGGAGTGCGAGTGACGGCGACGAGGTGCGCGCGGATGGCGGCGGCGTCGTGATGAACGACGACGAACCGCCGGTCGTGCAGGACAACCCCGGCTGGGTCAGTCCGTTCGAGGTGCTCGTCGGCGCGGTCGGCAAGCCGAAGTACAAGGAGTTCGACCCGACGATCATCCTCTTCTTGACGTTCCCGGTGCTGTTCGGGTTCATGATCGGTGACTTCGGGTACGGACTCGTCTACACCGGGATCGGCTACTACCTCTACACCAAGTTCGACAGCGACGCGCTGAAGAGCATGGGCGGCGTGACGATCTTCGCCGGCGTCTTCACGACGATCTTCGGTATCCTCTACGGCGAGATCTTCGGCCTGCACCTGATCAGCCAGTACCTCTGGGAGGGCGCACTCGGTCTGTCGCACCCGCCCATGGAGAAGGGCCTGTCGCCCGGCGCGGTCGAGTGGGCGCAGGGCTGGCTCGTGGTGAGCCTGCTGATCGGCCTGCTCCACCTCAACGTGGGCTACGTCTTCCAGTTCCTGGAGGACCTGGAGTTCCACGGGTTCAAAGAGGCGATGCAGGAGACCGGGTCGTGGATCCTGGCGATGAACGGTCTCTGGGTGTTCGTGTTCAGCACCATCTCCGCCGGTGAAGGCGGCGTGAAACCCGGCTTCATCGCCGGCCCCGAGGCCGTGTTCAACGGGAACCCGTTCGGACTCGGCTTCGCCGGCTTCCCGGAGCCGGTCGGGTGGTTCGGGTTCGCGCTCGTGCTGGTCGGCGCGCTCCTCCTGCTGTCCGGCCCGACCGTCGAGGTCGTCGAGATCTTCGACACCCTCGTCAACGTCGTGTCGTACACCCGGATCGCCGCAGTCCTGCTGGCGAAGGCGGGGATGGCCTTCACGGTCAACCTGCTGTTCTTCGGGGCCTACGTGGACGACGCCGGCGAGTTCCACTTCATGATCCAGCACAACCAGCAGTACGCGGTCACCAACTACGGGGCCGAGGCGGTGATGTTCCCCGGCCTGGTGAACGGCGGCATCGCGCTGGCGCTGCTCGGGATCGTCGTGCTGGTGCTCGGACACGTCATCGTCCTCGCACTCGGTGTCACCTCCGCCGGTCTGCAGGCGGTGCGTCTCGAGTACGTGGAGTTCTTCGGGAAGTTCTACGACGGCGGCGGCAAGGAGTACGAACCGTTCGGCTACGAGCGGTCGTACACCACGGACGAGTAG
- the ahaH gene encoding ATP synthase archaeal subunit H — protein MPRPEVLERVKAVEAEADEIVADAEAEREEIIAEARRQADEIRSEAEAEADELEEKRLAEAREEIEARREEILEEGQATREELVDEAQERSDEAVEYALTAFTEAVHAQT, from the coding sequence ATGCCGAGACCAGAGGTTCTCGAACGAGTCAAGGCGGTCGAGGCGGAGGCAGACGAGATCGTCGCGGACGCCGAAGCCGAGCGCGAGGAGATCATCGCGGAGGCCCGCCGGCAGGCCGACGAGATCAGATCCGAGGCCGAAGCGGAGGCAGACGAGTTAGAGGAGAAGCGCCTCGCGGAGGCCCGCGAAGAGATCGAGGCCCGCCGCGAGGAGATCCTCGAAGAGGGGCAGGCGACCCGCGAGGAACTCGTCGACGAGGCACAGGAACGCTCCGACGAGGCGGTCGAGTACGCACTGACGGCGTTCACGGAGGCGGTGCATGCTCAGACCTGA
- a CDS encoding DMT family transporter, with the protein MGRYRNAGLFVLLAVLFGASFVAIEAGLGPLPPLLFAGIRFDLAVPPLLVYSAWRYDAWLPRSRADFAGILVAGVAVVAANNGLLFLGQQTTTPATASVMYGLNPILAPLFAVVLLEDRIDLRDGLGILLGLVGVIVIVQPNPETLTQGSTVGQLLVLGAAVAVAFGSVLLRRFDTDLDSVPLTAWAMALGAGLLHVASLALGEQVGPGATAPSVVVALLSLSLFSTALAYPIYFGLIRDIGPVRANLVAYLVPVVAALTGWLLLQEPVTVETVLGFLVVVAGVSLLERRVLAVEFARLR; encoded by the coding sequence ATCGGTCGCTACCGGAACGCCGGGTTGTTCGTCCTGCTCGCGGTGCTGTTCGGCGCGTCCTTCGTCGCCATCGAGGCCGGACTCGGGCCGCTCCCGCCGCTCCTCTTTGCCGGCATCCGGTTCGACCTCGCGGTCCCGCCGCTGCTCGTGTACTCGGCGTGGCGGTACGACGCGTGGCTCCCGCGCTCGCGTGCCGACTTCGCCGGCATCCTCGTCGCGGGCGTCGCGGTCGTCGCCGCGAACAACGGCCTGCTGTTTCTCGGCCAGCAGACGACCACGCCCGCGACCGCGTCGGTGATGTACGGCCTGAATCCGATCCTCGCGCCGCTCTTTGCGGTCGTCCTGCTCGAGGACCGCATCGACCTCCGTGACGGACTCGGCATCCTCCTCGGACTCGTCGGTGTGATCGTCATCGTCCAGCCGAACCCGGAGACGCTCACGCAGGGCTCGACGGTCGGCCAACTGCTGGTGCTCGGCGCGGCGGTCGCGGTGGCCTTCGGCAGTGTCCTCCTCCGGCGGTTCGACACCGACCTCGACAGCGTCCCCCTCACGGCGTGGGCGATGGCGCTCGGTGCGGGCCTGCTCCACGTCGCCAGTCTCGCCCTCGGCGAACAGGTCGGGCCGGGTGCGACCGCCCCGAGCGTCGTGGTCGCGCTCCTGTCGCTGTCGCTGTTCTCGACCGCGCTCGCGTACCCGATCTACTTCGGCCTGATCCGCGACATCGGCCCGGTCCGCGCGAACCTCGTCGCGTACCTCGTGCCGGTCGTCGCCGCGCTCACCGGGTGGCTCCTCCTGCAGGAACCGGTGACGGTCGAGACGGTCCTCGGGTTCCTCGTCGTCGTCGCGGGCGTGAGTCTGCTCGAACGCCGGGTGCTCGCGGTCGAGTTCGCGCGCCTGCGGTGA
- a CDS encoding AIR synthase family protein, whose translation MPRTGKISETFFREYVAERLGATRDDVRRGPKHGVDFGVIDAGDAAVAVATDPVSILPSLGFERAGRFAVQVPIADVAVSGLDPSHLAVSFSLPPEMTDDQFAAVWRAFDAECADLGISVVTGHTARYEGCSFPWVGAVTVLAVGDPDDIVYPDGARPGDDLLVTKGPAVESAGLLTTLFPEEVDLDPETLAVAQSRLDDTDAIRDALTASAAGGVTAMHDATEGGLLGAFHEMAHAAGVRLVIDSDRVPIMPGVLDACEALRMDPWRATTAGTLLLAVDPADTDSVVSALESRGTPVGVVGRVEDGSGVVLDGEATTVPEGDSSWPVYERLLSSRD comes from the coding sequence ATGCCACGCACCGGCAAGATCAGCGAGACGTTCTTCCGAGAGTACGTCGCCGAGCGCCTCGGCGCGACCCGCGACGACGTGCGTCGCGGCCCGAAACACGGCGTCGACTTCGGCGTGATCGACGCCGGGGACGCGGCGGTCGCGGTCGCCACCGACCCGGTCTCCATCCTCCCGTCGCTCGGCTTCGAACGCGCCGGTCGGTTCGCGGTGCAGGTGCCCATCGCCGACGTGGCGGTCTCGGGGCTCGACCCCTCGCATCTCGCCGTCTCCTTCTCGCTGCCGCCCGAGATGACCGACGACCAGTTCGCCGCCGTGTGGCGGGCCTTCGACGCCGAGTGTGCCGACCTCGGCATCAGCGTCGTCACGGGGCACACCGCCCGGTACGAGGGCTGTTCGTTCCCGTGGGTCGGCGCGGTGACGGTGCTCGCGGTCGGTGATCCGGACGACATCGTCTACCCCGACGGCGCGCGACCGGGCGACGACCTCCTCGTGACGAAGGGACCCGCCGTGGAGTCGGCCGGCCTGCTGACGACGCTGTTCCCCGAGGAGGTCGACCTCGACCCGGAGACACTCGCTGTGGCGCAGTCCCGACTGGACGACACCGACGCGATCCGGGACGCACTGACCGCGAGTGCCGCTGGAGGTGTCACCGCGATGCACGACGCGACCGAGGGCGGCCTGCTCGGCGCGTTCCACGAGATGGCCCACGCCGCCGGGGTCCGACTAGTGATCGACTCCGACCGCGTGCCGATCATGCCGGGCGTGCTGGACGCCTGCGAAGCCCTTCGAATGGACCCGTGGCGCGCGACGACCGCCGGGACGCTCCTGCTCGCGGTCGATCCAGCAGACACCGACAGTGTCGTCTCGGCGCTCGAATCGCGGGGGACCCCGGTCGGTGTGGTCGGCCGCGTCGAGGACGGGTCGGGCGTCGTGCTGGACGGCGAGGCGACTACGGTTCCGGAGGGCGATTCGTCGTGGCCGGTGTACGAGCGCCTGCTGAGTAGTCGGGACTGA
- a CDS encoding ABC transporter substrate-binding protein → MADLELALDWTPNTNHTGIFVAEAEGYFADAGLDVAIRSPAEDDYGETPAKRVATGESDLAIAPSESAISYHTHPEYPDLTAVAAVCQRDTSAIVTLAESGIDRPAKLDGRTYASYDARFEDHIVRQLIRNDGGAGDIEIVTPPKLGIPNTLLDGSADATWVFVPWEGLLAERDGIDLNAFRLDDYGVPYGYTPTLLATPETIDSEADRLQDALSAIGRGYEFAVENPEEAADLLCETAEGPQLDDREFVRESQRRIAPAYLTSEGDWGVMAWDRWADFVDWLVEEGILTTLDGEQLAFEDVAPDALFTNEFVA, encoded by the coding sequence ATGGCCGACCTCGAACTCGCGCTGGACTGGACACCGAACACGAACCACACCGGTATCTTCGTCGCCGAGGCGGAGGGCTACTTCGCCGACGCCGGTCTCGACGTGGCGATCAGATCACCGGCCGAGGACGACTACGGCGAGACGCCCGCAAAGCGCGTCGCGACCGGCGAGTCCGACCTCGCCATCGCGCCCTCAGAGAGCGCGATCAGCTACCACACACATCCCGAGTACCCCGACCTCACGGCGGTCGCGGCGGTCTGCCAGCGGGACACGAGCGCCATCGTCACGCTCGCCGAGAGCGGCATCGACCGCCCCGCGAAACTCGACGGGCGGACCTACGCCTCGTACGACGCCCGGTTCGAGGACCACATCGTCCGACAACTGATCCGGAACGACGGCGGTGCGGGCGACATCGAGATCGTCACCCCGCCGAAACTGGGCATCCCGAACACCCTGCTCGACGGGTCGGCGGACGCGACGTGGGTGTTCGTGCCGTGGGAGGGGTTGCTGGCAGAACGCGACGGGATCGATCTGAACGCCTTCCGACTGGACGACTACGGCGTCCCCTACGGCTACACGCCGACACTGCTCGCCACGCCCGAGACCATCGACTCGGAGGCCGACCGCCTCCAGGACGCACTCTCGGCAATCGGCCGGGGTTACGAGTTCGCAGTCGAGAATCCCGAGGAGGCGGCCGACCTGCTCTGTGAGACGGCCGAGGGACCCCAACTGGACGACCGCGAGTTCGTCCGGGAGAGCCAGCGCCGCATCGCCCCGGCGTACCTGACGAGCGAGGGAGACTGGGGCGTGATGGCGTGGGACCGGTGGGCCGACTTCGTGGACTGGCTCGTAGAGGAAGGAATCCTGACGACACTCGACGGGGAGCAGTTGGCCTTCGAGGACGTGGCCCCCGACGCGCTGTTCACGAACGAGTTCGTGGCGTAG
- a CDS encoding ArsR/SmtB family transcription factor: protein MDTVLWQALAGTRGGPNRARILRALDERPRNANRLAEDLDLAYNTVRHHLDVLEQNGIVTSGDADYGTVYLPSERARNHWDTVEKVISQVE, encoded by the coding sequence ATGGATACGGTCCTCTGGCAGGCCCTCGCCGGGACGCGCGGAGGACCGAACCGGGCGCGCATCCTGCGGGCGCTGGACGAGCGACCACGGAACGCCAACCGACTGGCCGAGGACCTCGATCTGGCGTACAACACGGTCCGGCACCACCTCGACGTGCTGGAGCAGAACGGCATCGTCACCAGCGGCGACGCCGACTACGGGACGGTGTACCTGCCGAGCGAGCGCGCCCGGAACCACTGGGACACCGTGGAGAAGGTCATCTCACAGGTGGAGTAG